One Panicum virgatum strain AP13 chromosome 9K, P.virgatum_v5, whole genome shotgun sequence genomic region harbors:
- the LOC120649397 gene encoding putative UDP-rhamnose:rhamnosyltransferase 1 has translation MEEAAAGEKLDVVLFPWLAFGHLIPYLELAKRLAARGHAVTFVSTPRNVARLPPVPAQLAPRLRLVALPPPAVEGLPEGAESTADVPPEKNELIKKAVDGLAAPFAAFLADAVARGRRPDWIVIDFCHNWLPAIADEHGVPCAVFQIVPAAMVAFCGSRSANAAHPRTTPEDFTVPPKWCASFPSAIAYRRHEADWVAGMFNPNASGVSDMDRLWEITERTRFTIYRSSDEIDPAGAGVFALLTDLYQKPAIPAGVLLQPELDGRDDDESRSGARPEVLQWLDSQPPKSVIYVALGSEAPLTASDLHELALGLEVAGVRFLWAFRKPSGMSAPGTDVGELLPTGFEDRTQGHGLVWTGWVPQVRVLAHGAVGAFLTHCGWGSTIEGLVYGHPLVMLPFVVDQGLIARAMAERRVGVEVARDESDGSFGRDDVAAAVRRVMVEEEGKVFSTNAKKLKQVLGDQRRQDQYMDELEGYLTRYKDNNSS, from the coding sequence CTGGAGCTCGCCAAGCGCCTCGCGGCGAGGGGCCACGCCGTCACGTTCGTCTCCACGCCGAGGAACGTCGCCAGGCTCCCGCCCGTGCCGGCGCAGCTGGCGCCCCGCCTGCGCCTcgtggcgctgccgccgccggccgtggagGGCCTGCCCGAGGGCGCCGAGTCCACGGCCGACGTGCCGCCGGAGAAGAACGAGCTCATCAAGAAGGCGGTcgacggcctcgccgccccGTTCGCGGCGTTCCTCGCGGACGCCGTCGCCCGCGGGAGGAGGCCGGACTGGATCGTCATCGACTTCTGCCACAACTGGCTCCCGGCTATAGCCGACGAGCACGGGGTGCCGTGCGCCGTGTTCCAGATCGTGCCGGCCGCCATGGTCGCGTTTTGCGGCTCGCGGTCGGCGAACGCCGCGCACCCGCGCACGACGCCGGAGGACTTCACCGTGCCGCCCAAGTGGTGCGCGTCGTTCCCTTCCGCCATTGCCTACCGCCGCCACGAGGCCGACTGGGTCGCCGGCATGTTCAACCCCAACGCGTCCGGCGTGTCCGACATGGACCGCCTGTGGGAGATAACGGAGCGCACCCGCTTCACCATCTACCGCAGCAGCGACGAGATcgaccccgccggcgccggtgtgTTCGCCCTCCTCACCGATCTCTACCAGAAGCCGGCAATCCCCGCCGGGGTCTTGTTGCAGCCGGAACTCGATGgccgcgacgacgacgagtcCAGATCAGGAGCACGACCCGAGGTCCTCCAATGGCTGGACAGCCAGCCACCGAAGTCCGTCATCTACGTCGCCCTCGGGAGCGAGGCGCCGCTGACGGCCAGCGACTTGCATGAGCTCGCGCTGGGGCTGGAGGTCGCCGGCGTCCGCTTCCTGTGGGCTTTCCGTAAGCCGAGCGGCATGTCCGCACCCGGCACCGACGTCGGCGAGCTGCTGCCAACGGGGTTCGAGGATCGGACACAGGGAcacggcctggtgtggactggGTGGGTCCCGCAGGTGCGGGTGCTAGCGCACGGCGCGGTGGGTGCGTTCCTGACTCACTGCGGCTGGGGCTCCACCATCGAGGGCCTCGTGTACGGGCACCCGCTGGTGATGTTGCCGTTCGTCGTCGACCAGGGCCTCATCGCGCGCGCGATGGCGGAGCGCCGCGTCGGCGTGGAGGTGGCGAGGGATGAGAGCGACGGTTCGTTTGGCAGGGacgacgtggcggcggcggtgcgacgCGTCATGGTAGAGGAAGAAGGGAAGGTGTTTTCAACCAATGCCAAAAAGTTGAAGCAAGTTCTTGGCGATCAGCGACGGCAGGATCAGTACATGGACGAGCTTGAAGGATACCTCACACGCTACAAGGACAACAACAGTTCCTAA
- the LOC120649398 gene encoding exocyst complex component EXO84B-like: MASAKSSRSRPAGHSGVFPVNAAVGAGGSDGGVQLADKLKIFKTDNFDPDAYVQSKCRTMDEKEIRRLCSYLQDLKKASAEEMRRSVYANYAAFIRTSKEISDLEGELLSVRNLLSTQSALIHGLSEGVQIDSLSTGLEGSAEQDISSVEDQEPSEIWKWSTDFPDMLDVLLAERRVDEALDALDEAEQIAADAKKKGTLSTADILALKRAISENRQKLADQLAEAACQSSTCGVELRAAASALKRLGDGPRAHSLLLSAHNQRLQLNMQTIQPSSTSYGGAYTASLAQQVFRVLAQALSDSAEVFGDEPAYMSELVTWATKQAMSFSLLVKRHALASCAAGGGLRAAAECVKIALGYSELLEARGLSLSAVLMKQFRPSVEQALDSNLRRIEESTAALAAADDWVLTYPPTGIRPSSRSSAGSLALQPKLSSSAHRFNSMVQDFFEDVGPLISLQLGGSAMDGLLKIFDSYVNLLISGLPGSVDDEVNLEGLGNKIVRMAETEEQQLALLANASLLAEELLPRAAMKLYSMNPVRGPDRQNRAAEQREWKRKLHRTVDKLRDSFCRQHALDLIFTDDGGSHLSADLYINMDNTVEDPEWVPSLIFQELYGKLNKMASIAADMFVGRERFATLLMMRLTETVMLWLSEDQSFWEEIEEGPRALGPLGLQQFYLDMQFVILFGQGRFLSRHVHQVILNIIDRAMAAFSATGMDPDRVLPSDDWFIDVAQETISRISGKSRVANGEREVNSPTASVSAQSVSSARSHSSS, translated from the exons ATGGCGTCCGCCAAGTCGTCGAGGTCGCGGCCCGCCGGCCACTCCGGTGTGTTCCCGGTGAACGCGGCGGTCGGCGCGGGGGGCAGCGACGGCGGGGTGCAGCTGGCGGACAAGCTCAAGATTTTCAAGACCGACAACTTCGACCCAGACGCCTACGTGCAGTCCAAGTGCCGCACCATGGACGAGAAG GAAATAAGACGCCTGTGTTCTTATCTGCAAGATCTAAAGAAGGCTTCTGCTGAAGAGATGCGCAGAAGTGTTTATGCAAATTATGCTGCATTCATCAG AACATCAAAGGAGATATCAGACCTTGAAGGGGAGCTGTTATCTGTTAGAAATTTGCTAAGTACACAATCAGCTTTAATTCATGGTCTATCCGAAGGAGTTCAGATAGATTCGTTGAGTACAGGGCTTGAAGGTTCTGCTGAGCAAGACATATCCAGTGTTGAAGATCAGGAACCATCAGAAATATGGAAATGGTCTACAGATTTCCCTGACATGCTTGATGTTTTGCTAGCCGAAAGAAGAGTCGATGAAGCACTGGATGCCCTGGATGAAGCAGAACAAATTGCTGCTGATGCTAAAAAGAAGGGGACTCTTAGTACGGCTGACATTCTGGCTTTAAAGAGGGCTATATCTGAAAATCGTCAGAAATTGGCCGATCAGCTAGCTGAAGCTGCTTGCCAGTCTTCTACTTGTGGTGTTGAGCTTCGCGCTGCAGCTTCTGCCCTCAAGAGGCTTGGTGATGGACCTCGTGCTCATAGTTTGTTACTCAGCGCACACAATCAAAGGCTTCAATTAAACATGCAAACAATACAACCATCTAGCACATCATATGGTGGGGCATACACTGCTTCTCTTGCACAGCAAGTTTTTCGTGTTTTAGCTCAGGCTCTCAGCGACTCTGCCGAGGTCTTTGGTGACGAACCAGCATACATGTCTGAATTGGTTACTTGGGCTACTAAGCAGGCGATGTCATTTTCGCTGCTTGTAAAGAGGCATGCTTTAGCCTCTTGTGCTGCTGGTGGGGGCTTAAGAGCTGCTGCAGAATGTGTGAAGATAGCACTTGGTTATTCAGAGTTGCTGGAAGCTCGTGGTCTATCACTTTCAGCAGTTCTAATGAAGCAATTCAGACCCTCTGTTGAGCAAGCATTGGATTCCAATTTGAGGAGAATTGAAGAGAGTACTGCTGCTTTAGCTGCAGCTGATGACTGGGTACTCACCTATCCTCCAACTGGTATAcgtccatcttctagatcaTCTGCTGGTAGTCTGGCACTCCAGCCGAAGCTCTCAAGCAGTGCTCACCGTTTCAATTCAATGGTTCAG GATTTCTTTGAGGATGTTGGACCACTGATTAGCTTACAGCTAGGTGGTTCTGCGATGGATGGGCTTCTGAAAATATTTGACTCGTATGTAAACTTGCTCATAAGCGGTCTTCCAGGGTCAGTGGATGATGAAGTTAACTTGGAAGGTTTAGGGAATAAGATTGTTAGAATGGCAGAGACGGAGGAGCAGCAGTTAGCATTGCTTGCTAATGCATCTTTACTAGCTGAAGAGTTGCTACCCAGAGCAGCTATGAAGCTGTACTCTATGAACCCAGTCAGAGGTCCTGACAGACAAAATCGTGCGGCCGAGCAACGAGAATGGAAAAGGAAGCTGCACCGCACGGTAGACAAACTTAGAGATAGTTTCTGCAGACAGCATGCTCTAGATCTTATATTCACAGATGATGGTGGCTCCCATCTGAGTGCAGACTTGTACATAAATATGGATAATACTGTTGAAGATCCAGAATGGGTTCCGTCTCTGATTTTCCAG GAATTATATGGAAAATTGAATAAGATGGCAAGCATTGCAGCAGACATGTTTGTGGGTAGGGAAAGGTTTGCTACATTGCTTATGATGCGACTTACGGAGACAGTCATGCTTTGGCTCTCAGAAGACCAGAGCTTTTGGGAAGAGATCGAAGAGGGACCAAGGGCTTTGGGTCCACTTGGACTTCAGCAG TTCTACCTGGATATGCAATTTGTCATCCTTTTTGGGCAAGGGCGTTTCTTGTCTCGGCATGTGCATCAAGTCATATTGAACATCATTGATAGGGCGATGGCAGCATTTTCTGCTACTGGGATGGACCCTGATAG GGTCCTTCCAAGCGACGACTGGTTCATCGACGTTGCCCAGGAGACTATCAGTAGGATCAGCGGGAAGTCACGAGTTGCCAATGGGGAGAGGGAGGTGAACAGCCCGACGGCTTCCGTTTCTGCACAATCTGTGTCGTCGGCTAGATCTCACAGCAGCTCCTAG
- the LOC120649400 gene encoding germin-like protein 3-7 produces the protein MSRPPASLLLLLLSAATLVATCRGDPEPVQDFCVAAPRGDGEAAFPGLPCKPASTVVSDDFFFAAHARAASTDNPMGSAVTPGNVEAFPGLNTLGLSLNRVDLAPGGVNPLHSHPRSAELVHVEDGEMLVGFVSTEGKFYSKVVRAGESFVIPRGMMHFQYNVGAGAARAMTVFNSQLPGVVLAAQSLFGAEPEIPDAVLAKSFEVDAEIIKLLKSKFRKG, from the coding sequence ATGtcgaggccgccggcgtcgttgctcctcctcctcctgtcggCGGCGACGCTCGTCGCCACCTGCCGCGGCGACCCCGAGCCTGTCCAGGACTTCTGCGTGGCCGCGCCacggggcgacggcgaggcggcgttCCCGGGCCTCCCGTGCAAGCCGGCGTCGACGGTGGTCTCCGACGACTTCTTCTTcgcggcgcacgcgcgcgcggcgagcaCGGACAACCCGATGGGCTCCGCCGTGACGCCGGGCAACGTGGAGGCGTTCCCGGGGCTCAACACGCTCGGCCTGTCCCTCAACCGCGTGGACCTCGCCCCCGGTGGCGTCAACCCGCTGCACAGCCACCCGCGCTCCGCCGAGCTCGTGCACGTCGAGGACGGGGAGATGCTCGTCGGGTTCGTCAGTACGGAGGGCAAGTTCTACTCCAAGGTGGTGCGGGCCGGGGAGAGCTTCGTGATCCCGCGCGGGATGATGCACTTCCAGTACaacgtcggcgccggcgcggccaggGCCATGACGGTGTTCAACAGCCAGCTGCCCGGCGTCGTGCTCGCCGCGCAGTCCCTGTTCGGGGCCGAGCCGGAGATACCCGACGCCGTGCTGGCCAAGAGCTTCGAGGTGGACGCCGAGATCATCAAGCTCCTCAAGTCCAAGTTCCGGAAAGGATAG